The following are from one region of the Deinococcus roseus genome:
- a CDS encoding alpha-amylase family glycosyl hydrolase, with protein AKHVPLNYWSSSWIPGINAARPNTFTLAEAWLEGDSTQLKPYLDAGFDSTFNFPLRKALVDSIGKAGSLDILAAKVQDYTTNLGINRALLQVNFLDNHDVQRFINEPGFGVAESEIRKRYHMGLGALFTLPGIPQLYYGDELGVYGGGDPDNRKDMPSWAWTDAGRNATQSGYLAGGGNPKTTFDFVQKLTYIRGNNEALWKGGYVELWRPNGGATNVFAFYRGNNLNNRFVVVFNNGSAASGNVTINISGNTFLPATDRSYMASATYDDQAGQGAPATITASGGNLVVNLPAKTFAIYKAR; from the coding sequence GCAAAACATGTGCCCCTCAACTACTGGTCTTCCAGCTGGATTCCTGGCATCAATGCGGCCCGTCCCAACACCTTCACGCTGGCCGAAGCCTGGCTGGAAGGAGATTCCACCCAGTTGAAACCCTACCTGGATGCAGGTTTTGATTCCACTTTCAATTTTCCACTCAGAAAAGCCCTGGTGGACAGCATCGGCAAAGCAGGAAGCCTGGACATTCTGGCGGCAAAAGTGCAGGACTACACCACCAACCTGGGCATCAACCGGGCGCTGTTGCAGGTCAATTTTCTGGACAACCACGACGTGCAGCGCTTCATCAACGAACCTGGTTTCGGTGTGGCCGAAAGCGAAATCCGCAAGCGCTACCACATGGGGCTTGGTGCCCTTTTCACCCTTCCCGGCATTCCCCAGCTTTACTACGGAGACGAACTGGGGGTGTACGGCGGGGGCGACCCGGACAACCGCAAAGACATGCCCTCCTGGGCCTGGACCGATGCAGGCCGAAACGCCACCCAGAGCGGTTATCTGGCAGGGGGCGGCAACCCCAAAACCACTTTTGACTTTGTGCAGAAACTCACCTACATCCGGGGCAACAACGAGGCCCTCTGGAAAGGCGGTTATGTGGAACTGTGGCGTCCCAATGGCGGAGCCACCAATGTGTTCGCATTTTACCGGGGCAACAACCTGAACAACCGTTTTGTGGTGGTGTTCAACAATGGCAGCGCAGCATCTGGTAACGTTACCATAAATATCAGTGGCAACACCTTCCTGCCCGCCACCGACCGCAGTTACATGGCAAGTGCCACCTATGACGATCAGGCCGGACAGGGCGCACCTGCCACCATCACGGCCAGTGGCGGAAACCTGGTGGTGAATTTGCCCGCCAAAACCTTCGCCATCTACAAAGCCCGCTGA
- a CDS encoding VOC family protein translates to MNPEQTHPAGVQAFAHVGITVSDLQHTIDFWQQVLGFTLQGTTEVGGPLAEDVTGVPGIRSKVAFLKKDSLTLEFIQPLQPEDRKTYRPTPVDVGFWHVALKVSNLDQMIQACGEWGWQIRGKVALVKEKPGPVGARLVYLQNQDGTILELVEFPGS, encoded by the coding sequence ATGAATCCAGAGCAAACCCATCCCGCAGGTGTTCAGGCCTTCGCGCATGTTGGCATCACCGTCAGTGATTTGCAGCACACCATCGACTTCTGGCAGCAGGTGCTGGGTTTCACCCTGCAAGGCACCACAGAGGTGGGCGGCCCACTGGCAGAAGACGTGACGGGCGTGCCAGGCATTCGCAGCAAAGTGGCTTTCCTGAAAAAAGACAGCCTGACCCTGGAGTTCATTCAACCCCTGCAGCCTGAAGACCGCAAGACCTACCGACCCACTCCGGTGGATGTGGGTTTCTGGCATGTGGCTTTAAAAGTCAGCAACCTGGATCAAATGATCCAGGCCTGTGGTGAATGGGGCTGGCAGATCAGAGGCAAAGTGGCGCTGGTCAAAGAAAAACCGGGTCCCGTGGGTGCGCGTCTGGTGTACCTGCAAAATCAGGATGGCACCATTCTTGAACTGGTGGAGTTTCCCGGATCCTGA
- a CDS encoding MFS transporter: MPAQSKSIYKTAAPSLSSGLLLFFLLGGTQALYGPTLQTIGAAFGQSVQSAALLLSVHGLGTLLAALALGVRPFLLGRQRIGVALSILTVGTLLLGFAPFWMVALLGALLIGVGFGILAVRINTIFAAQGSSKSNLINTVFGVGAVLSPLLTQLPHTQGKVVFLLMALLGALLHPLAYRMHDAQPEPAAGQQQTHPSGKLWILFLVLMVVGGGIEASTSLLASHLVAMGQSAAQAATATSLFFLTFTLSRLAAVWISARVSPSSLVAGALTLTLVLLVLACLLPSAWWLLVLCGGGVAVFFPNVFSWLIHTVPGAQHRSGAVMAAALTAGMVFPLVVSQVVAATGGTSLPYVLIVLTALTLMVVLFLRRQVKNATPEP; this comes from the coding sequence ATGCCTGCACAAAGTAAATCGATTTACAAAACAGCAGCACCCAGCCTCTCCTCTGGACTGCTGCTGTTCTTTCTGCTGGGCGGCACCCAGGCCCTTTATGGACCCACCCTGCAAACCATTGGAGCGGCCTTCGGACAGTCTGTACAGTCTGCAGCCCTGCTGCTTTCCGTGCACGGACTGGGCACCCTGCTGGCGGCCCTGGCCCTGGGGGTGAGGCCTTTTCTGCTGGGTCGGCAACGCATCGGAGTGGCCCTCAGCATCCTGACCGTGGGCACCTTGCTGCTGGGTTTTGCGCCTTTCTGGATGGTGGCCTTGCTGGGGGCTTTGCTGATCGGGGTGGGATTCGGCATTCTGGCGGTGCGCATCAACACGATCTTTGCAGCCCAGGGGTCCAGCAAATCCAACCTGATCAACACGGTTTTCGGGGTGGGTGCAGTGCTCAGCCCCCTGCTGACCCAGCTTCCCCACACCCAGGGAAAGGTGGTTTTCCTGCTGATGGCCCTGCTGGGTGCGCTTTTGCATCCCCTGGCCTACCGCATGCACGATGCCCAGCCTGAACCCGCTGCCGGGCAGCAGCAAACCCATCCCTCTGGAAAACTGTGGATCCTCTTCCTGGTCCTGATGGTGGTCGGAGGAGGCATTGAAGCCAGCACCTCCCTGCTGGCCAGTCACCTGGTGGCGATGGGCCAGAGCGCAGCACAGGCGGCCACGGCCACCTCGCTGTTTTTCCTCACCTTCACGCTGTCCAGGCTGGCAGCCGTGTGGATCAGTGCAAGGGTTTCCCCCTCCAGTCTGGTGGCCGGAGCCCTCACCCTCACGCTGGTGCTGCTGGTCCTGGCCTGCCTGCTGCCCTCTGCCTGGTGGCTGCTGGTGCTTTGCGGTGGAGGGGTGGCTGTGTTCTTCCCGAATGTCTTCAGCTGGCTGATCCACACCGTTCCCGGAGCGCAACACCGATCAGGCGCAGTGATGGCCGCAGCCCTGACCGCAGGAATGGTTTTTCCTCTGGTGGTCTCCCAGGTGGTGGCTGCCACAGGCGGAACCTCCCTTCCTTACGTGCTGATTGTGCTCACCGCCCTGACCCTGATGGTGGTGCTCTTTTTGCGCCGTCAGGTCAAGAACGCCACTCCAGAACCCTGA
- a CDS encoding LacI family DNA-binding transcriptional regulator: protein MTREAPTPRRRATLKDVAAALGVSPATISNAYNRPHHLSADLRERVFQMAQQLGYPGPHPTARSLRIQQAGALGVLYPERLFQAFSDPFSTEFLRGITAATEGAGLGLLLVPASSSSHPAVSTVQGANVDGLVLYSLADNDPRMQAALVRQVPMVLVDQPRLEGFPFVGIEDQHGAEMAARHLIDLGHHKVGIVSLKFSPESFDILITANHPPTCHYRVSSSRLEGYLEGLQLPAEHLPVFICEHNSLQNGALAATQLLDAHPDLTAILTMSDQLAFGVMEAARNRGLNIPEDLSVVGYDDGASALQAGLTTIHQPSETKGRLAGEALIQLLQGQVPAAEQILPTRLVVRGTTRNF from the coding sequence ATGACAAGGGAAGCCCCCACCCCCCGCCGCCGTGCCACCCTCAAAGACGTGGCAGCAGCCCTCGGGGTGTCGCCTGCCACCATCTCCAACGCCTACAACCGGCCCCACCACCTTTCTGCAGACCTGCGGGAACGGGTGTTCCAGATGGCACAGCAACTCGGGTATCCGGGTCCCCACCCGACTGCCCGGTCGCTGCGCATCCAGCAAGCCGGAGCCCTGGGGGTGCTCTATCCAGAACGCCTGTTTCAGGCCTTCAGCGATCCCTTTTCCACGGAGTTTCTGCGCGGCATCACTGCCGCCACCGAAGGGGCCGGACTGGGCTTGCTCCTGGTTCCCGCCAGTTCTTCCAGCCACCCGGCGGTGTCCACGGTGCAAGGGGCCAATGTGGACGGACTGGTGCTGTATTCCCTGGCAGACAACGACCCCCGCATGCAAGCGGCACTGGTCCGGCAGGTTCCGATGGTGCTGGTGGACCAGCCCAGGCTGGAAGGCTTCCCTTTTGTGGGCATCGAAGACCAGCACGGAGCAGAAATGGCGGCCAGACACCTCATCGACCTGGGGCACCACAAAGTGGGCATCGTCAGCCTGAAATTCTCGCCTGAAAGCTTTGACATCCTGATCACGGCCAACCACCCTCCCACCTGCCATTACCGGGTGAGTTCCAGCCGTCTGGAAGGCTACCTGGAAGGCCTGCAGCTTCCTGCAGAACACCTGCCGGTCTTCATCTGCGAACACAACAGCCTGCAAAACGGAGCCCTGGCCGCCACCCAACTGCTGGATGCCCACCCCGACCTCACTGCCATTCTGACCATGAGCGACCAGCTGGCCTTCGGGGTGATGGAAGCCGCCCGCAACCGTGGTCTGAACATCCCAGAAGACCTCTCGGTGGTGGGTTACGACGATGGAGCCAGCGCATTGCAGGCCGGACTCACCACCATCCATCAGCCATCAGAGACCAAAGGCAGGCTGGCAGGTGAAGCACTGATCCAGTTGTTGCAAGGACAGGTGCCTGCTGCAGAACAGATCCTGCCCACCCGTCTGGTGGTGCGGGGCACGACCCGGAACTTCTGA
- a CDS encoding DMT family transporter: MKHLSGVLLTLIAAVLWGTVGIGVHQLQNTTSLLPEHIAFLRLGLAAPVLLIFCLKGPWMFTRQAFWPVVGIGLGHAVYCWAYFKAIPLSGVSIAVTVSLGTAPLLLALLGLVQRTLRPRMSLGLALLLGMLGLGFLTGLQVTPSGVQGILLSVLAGAGWALLIRSSEQIAHHQGQTLLIGMAFLVGSGFLLPVAPQPPQLTELPLSSWGILLYLAIAPSAVGYVLFQQGLKVITSVTAGLLSLFEPVVSILLAMLLFAERLQLLQWVGLALLLGMLVIITVKQQEKEVQVALPLD, translated from the coding sequence ATGAAACACCTGTCCGGGGTGCTGCTCACCCTCATTGCTGCTGTGCTGTGGGGCACAGTGGGCATCGGCGTACACCAGTTGCAAAACACCACCTCCCTGCTGCCAGAACACATTGCTTTTCTGCGTCTGGGGCTGGCTGCCCCTGTGCTGCTGATTTTCTGTCTGAAAGGCCCCTGGATGTTCACCCGGCAGGCCTTCTGGCCTGTGGTCGGCATCGGTCTGGGTCACGCCGTGTATTGCTGGGCTTACTTCAAAGCCATTCCCCTCAGTGGTGTGAGCATCGCCGTCACCGTTTCTCTGGGCACTGCACCCCTTTTGCTGGCCTTGCTGGGTCTGGTGCAAAGAACCCTCCGGCCCCGAATGTCCCTGGGTCTGGCCTTGCTGCTGGGCATGCTGGGTCTGGGTTTCCTCACGGGTCTGCAGGTCACGCCCTCTGGCGTGCAGGGCATTTTGCTCTCTGTTCTGGCAGGCGCAGGCTGGGCCCTCCTGATCCGTTCCAGCGAGCAGATCGCCCACCATCAAGGGCAAACTTTGCTGATTGGAATGGCTTTTCTGGTGGGGTCCGGTTTTCTGCTGCCCGTGGCCCCGCAACCCCCGCAACTCACTGAACTGCCCCTGTCTTCCTGGGGGATTTTGCTGTATCTGGCCATTGCGCCTTCCGCTGTGGGTTACGTGCTGTTCCAGCAGGGCCTGAAGGTCATCACCAGTGTGACTGCCGGGCTGCTGAGTTTGTTTGAACCGGTGGTCTCCATTTTGCTGGCCATGCTGCTTTTTGCCGAGAGGTTGCAACTGCTGCAGTGGGTGGGTCTGGCTTTGCTGCTGGGCATGCTGGTGATCATCACTGTGAAACAACAGGAAAAAGAAGTGCAGGTGGCCTTACCGCTGGACTGA
- a CDS encoding (R)-mandelonitrile lyase has product MDIKRTGSRPSNKGPADWFTGQVRIDPLFQPVEPARTAGNTVTFEPAARTAWHTHPLGQTLIVTAGKGFVQVWGEEVQEIHPGDVVWFSPGEKHWHGASSDTAMTHIAIQESLDGKAVDWLEHVSDEQYLQQ; this is encoded by the coding sequence ATGGACATCAAACGCACTGGCAGCAGGCCCTCAAACAAAGGCCCGGCAGATTGGTTCACCGGTCAGGTTCGCATTGACCCCCTTTTTCAGCCGGTGGAGCCTGCCCGCACCGCCGGAAACACCGTGACTTTTGAGCCTGCAGCACGCACCGCATGGCACACCCATCCCCTCGGGCAGACCCTGATTGTCACCGCTGGAAAGGGATTCGTGCAGGTGTGGGGTGAGGAGGTCCAGGAGATCCACCCCGGAGATGTGGTGTGGTTTTCCCCTGGAGAGAAACACTGGCATGGAGCAAGTTCAGACACCGCCATGACCCACATTGCCATTCAGGAAAGCCTGGACGGCAAGGCTGTGGATTGGCTGGAGCACGTCAGCGACGAACAGTACCTGCAGCAGTGA
- a CDS encoding DMT family transporter, producing MKGPDPLAPQALFKGMGLYALGLLVLALLDTLTKVLTVNHHYPVPVVAWARYTVQLLLMLAIVTPTLGTQAYRPKKPVPVGVRSLCLVFATLFLGLALQRMPLAEALAIVFVSPLLVVFLARTVLKETLSWPQVLLALVGFCGVLLIARPSGNLDALGVLFAGLCAVCTALYQLLSRSLSHEGPVALLFNSALVGAVVFGVLAAFNWGGEPLTLTTTVLFLSLGLCAGLGHFLFTLGFQLAPASTMAPFSYLQLLFEGIFGFLVFHHLPDPLALLGMGVITLSGVGMAVLGQVGRKGSGKLV from the coding sequence GTGAAGGGGCCAGATCCCCTTGCTCCTCAGGCCCTCTTCAAAGGCATGGGGCTGTATGCCCTGGGGTTGCTGGTGCTGGCTTTGCTGGACACCCTCACCAAAGTCCTGACCGTGAACCACCATTACCCGGTGCCTGTGGTGGCCTGGGCCAGGTACACCGTGCAACTTCTGTTGATGCTGGCCATCGTGACGCCCACACTGGGCACGCAGGCGTACCGACCCAAAAAACCTGTCCCGGTGGGGGTGCGCTCTTTGTGTCTGGTCTTTGCCACCCTTTTTCTGGGTCTGGCCTTGCAGCGCATGCCGCTGGCGGAGGCCCTCGCAATTGTTTTTGTCTCTCCTCTGCTGGTGGTGTTTCTGGCCCGAACGGTGCTGAAAGAAACCCTCTCCTGGCCGCAGGTGCTGCTGGCCCTGGTGGGGTTCTGCGGGGTGCTGCTGATTGCCAGACCCAGCGGAAACCTGGATGCCCTGGGGGTGCTGTTTGCCGGGTTGTGTGCGGTGTGCACGGCCCTCTATCAGTTGCTCTCCCGCAGCCTGAGCCATGAAGGGCCTGTGGCTTTGCTGTTCAATTCTGCCCTGGTGGGTGCGGTGGTTTTCGGGGTTCTGGCGGCGTTCAACTGGGGAGGAGAGCCCCTGACCCTGACCACCACCGTGCTGTTTCTGTCGCTGGGGTTGTGTGCAGGGCTGGGGCATTTTCTGTTCACGCTGGGCTTTCAGCTTGCTCCGGCCTCCACCATGGCCCCCTTTTCTTATCTGCAGCTGCTTTTTGAGGGCATCTTTGGGTTTCTGGTGTTCCACCACCTGCCAGACCCATTGGCCCTGCTGGGGATGGGCGTCATCACCCTTTCCGGGGTGGGCATGGCTGTGCTGGGGCAAGTGGGGCGCAAAGGTTCGGGAAAATTGGTCTGA
- a CDS encoding AraC family transcriptional regulator, which translates to MKPSKPSLTPAQVPLQEPQAQDLKTLAQLILLHAPYDSEFQLPLPGVKVTRASRINNDLYHVVYQPKVCIVAQGSKSVFLGSEVFTYDPLHMLGVSVNLPISSQVTQASQQEPFLCLTVALDPVHIADLAQRAYPNGLPPMPAERGLFLGLASAQIVNAATRLLELLQEPREAALLSGPILDEILLRLLRTPMGIRLAALGQAESSVQRISRAVDHVRQHFDEALSMEDLARMVHMGQTTFHQHFKDVTGLSPLQYQKTLRLQEARRRLLSGLDATTASRQVGYVSVSQFSREYSRQFGRTPLKDVAFLRAEGPATSPLN; encoded by the coding sequence GTGAAACCCAGCAAACCCAGCCTCACCCCTGCACAGGTGCCTCTGCAAGAACCCCAGGCCCAGGACCTGAAAACACTGGCCCAACTGATTTTGCTTCACGCCCCTTACGACAGTGAATTCCAGTTGCCCCTTCCCGGCGTGAAGGTGACCCGCGCATCCCGCATCAACAACGACCTGTACCATGTGGTGTACCAGCCGAAAGTCTGCATTGTGGCCCAGGGGTCCAAGTCGGTGTTTCTGGGCAGTGAGGTCTTCACCTACGATCCGCTGCACATGCTGGGCGTTTCGGTGAATTTGCCGATTTCTTCGCAGGTGACCCAGGCATCCCAGCAGGAGCCGTTTCTGTGCCTCACCGTGGCGCTGGACCCCGTGCACATTGCTGACCTGGCCCAGCGTGCCTATCCCAACGGCCTGCCCCCCATGCCTGCCGAACGGGGTTTGTTTCTGGGGCTGGCCAGTGCGCAGATCGTGAATGCCGCCACCCGATTGCTGGAACTGCTGCAAGAGCCGCGTGAAGCAGCGCTGCTTTCTGGCCCCATCCTGGATGAGATCCTGCTGCGGTTGCTGCGCACCCCCATGGGCATTCGGCTCGCTGCACTCGGTCAGGCGGAGTCCAGTGTGCAGCGCATCTCCAGGGCCGTGGATCATGTGCGGCAGCATTTCGATGAAGCGCTCAGCATGGAAGACCTCGCCAGGATGGTGCACATGGGTCAGACCACCTTCCACCAGCACTTCAAGGATGTGACGGGCCTGAGCCCCCTGCAGTACCAGAAAACCCTGCGGCTGCAGGAAGCCAGGCGGCGGCTGCTGTCCGGTCTGGATGCCACCACCGCTTCAAGGCAGGTGGGGTACGTCAGTGTCTCGCAGTTTTCACGGGAGTACAGCCGCCAGTTTGGCCGCACCCCCCTCAAAGATGTGGCATTCCTGCGGGCCGAAGGTCCAGCCACCAGCCCCCTCAACTGA
- a CDS encoding multidrug effflux MFS transporter, whose translation MMNTRPSEKQPSRLTMNPVLFMVILGVLQGATPLTVDLYLPAFPAIARDLQVSTGSIELTLAVFLVGMAVGQAVYGPFTDKYGRKKPLLVGLAVYTVGSLMCALAPNLALLMMGRLLQALGGSAGAVITMAMVQDLWSGKEAARRFSLLGLVSGLAPILGPALGGMVLTHFPWQVVFWGLSVLGVLLAVLMVFLPETSSPEERKTVRLRDALNNYGVLFQNRPYVLFMLSIGWVFGVLFAYVTASSSVYMETLGVSPGLYGVLFGVNAVGLMSASQLNRILLARFSLFQLGLFGVMLNVTVCVLLLTLAVLGVQSLWLVASLFFLLMVSMGFTMPNLPSLAMWHVKERVGSASALLGSSQFLLGGLSGTVVGLLAGPPVLAVLAACGAVALVLLLLAGRHAGKVDSAEVQVGSH comes from the coding sequence ATGATGAACACCCGACCTTCTGAAAAACAACCTTCTCGCCTGACCATGAACCCTGTGCTGTTCATGGTGATCCTGGGCGTCTTGCAGGGGGCCACTCCCCTCACGGTGGACCTGTACCTCCCAGCCTTTCCGGCCATCGCCAGAGACCTGCAGGTCAGCACGGGCAGCATTGAACTCACACTGGCGGTTTTTCTGGTGGGCATGGCCGTCGGACAGGCGGTGTATGGACCTTTCACCGACAAGTACGGACGCAAAAAGCCCCTGCTGGTTGGGCTGGCCGTTTACACGGTGGGTTCTCTGATGTGTGCCCTCGCCCCAAATCTGGCCCTGCTGATGATGGGCCGTTTGCTGCAGGCCCTGGGGGGTTCTGCAGGTGCGGTGATCACCATGGCGATGGTGCAGGATTTGTGGAGTGGCAAGGAAGCCGCGCGGCGTTTCAGCCTGCTGGGTCTGGTGTCTGGCCTCGCTCCCATCCTGGGTCCCGCGCTGGGTGGGATGGTGCTCACGCATTTCCCCTGGCAGGTGGTGTTCTGGGGCCTCTCCGTGCTGGGGGTGCTGCTGGCCGTGCTGATGGTGTTTTTGCCGGAAACCTCCAGCCCCGAGGAACGCAAGACGGTGCGGCTCAGGGACGCCCTGAACAATTACGGGGTGCTCTTTCAGAACCGCCCTTACGTGCTGTTCATGCTCTCCATCGGCTGGGTGTTCGGGGTGCTGTTTGCTTACGTGACGGCCTCTTCCAGCGTGTACATGGAAACCCTGGGGGTCAGCCCTGGACTGTATGGGGTGCTGTTCGGGGTGAATGCCGTGGGCCTGATGAGCGCTTCGCAACTGAACCGCATCTTGCTTGCGCGTTTTTCCCTGTTCCAGCTCGGTCTTTTCGGGGTAATGCTGAATGTGACGGTGTGCGTGTTGCTGCTCACACTGGCTGTGCTGGGGGTGCAGAGCCTGTGGCTGGTGGCGTCCCTGTTTTTCCTCTTGATGGTCTCCATGGGCTTCACCATGCCGAATTTGCCCTCACTGGCCATGTGGCACGTCAAAGAACGGGTGGGCAGTGCCTCTGCCCTGCTGGGCAGTTCGCAGTTTCTGCTGGGTGGACTTTCCGGGACCGTGGTGGGGTTGCTGGCTGGACCTCCTGTGCTGGCCGTGCTGGCCGCCTGTGGAGCGGTGGCCCTGGTTTTGCTGCTGCTGGCCGGGCGGCATGCCGGGAAAGTGGATTCGGCAGAGGTGCAGGTGGGGTCCCACTGA
- a CDS encoding helix-turn-helix transcriptional regulator has protein sequence MTTTLTVHHPDAARLLVDSEQVQYLLPFMPCARSLTEAARRLGVSVPHLRYHVRRFLELGLLQVSETRPRRGPAVVCYQSTARRFFVPFSATPYENFEAMVLRKDLAWQAVLSREWTDARLGPLRFEQGGVRFSSDPEGRLVTEYVTGPEAPRPSKTRNLHDRSAAKWNSWSTLRLSETEALALEQELHDVWHKYLQCSGEGQYLLRLGLAPFVFDHSAPEERD, from the coding sequence ATGACCACCACCCTCACCGTGCACCATCCAGACGCCGCCCGATTGCTGGTGGATTCCGAACAGGTGCAGTACCTGCTGCCCTTCATGCCCTGTGCCCGCAGCCTCACCGAAGCTGCCAGACGGCTGGGGGTCAGTGTGCCCCACTTGCGTTACCATGTGCGCAGGTTTCTGGAGCTGGGGTTGCTGCAGGTCAGCGAAACCCGCCCCAGACGTGGCCCTGCCGTGGTGTGCTACCAGAGCACCGCCCGGCGGTTCTTTGTGCCCTTTTCGGCCACCCCATACGAAAATTTTGAGGCGATGGTGCTGCGCAAGGACCTGGCCTGGCAAGCCGTGCTCAGCCGGGAGTGGACCGATGCCCGTCTGGGGCCGCTGCGTTTCGAGCAGGGTGGGGTGCGCTTTTCCAGCGACCCCGAAGGCCGTCTGGTCACCGAGTATGTCACCGGGCCAGAAGCCCCCAGGCCCAGCAAAACCCGGAATCTGCATGACCGCTCTGCTGCAAAATGGAACAGCTGGAGCACCCTCAGGCTCAGCGAAACCGAAGCGCTGGCCCTCGAACAGGAGCTGCATGATGTGTGGCACAAATACCTGCAGTGCTCTGGAGAAGGCCAGTACCTTTTGCGACTGGGACTGGCCCCTTTTGTGTTTGACCACTCTGCTCCAGAGGAGAGGGATTGA
- a CDS encoding NAD(P)H-dependent flavin oxidoreductase, producing the protein MPTRPQDPSGEIVPSHHTLLEALNISHPILQAPMAGVSTPALAAAVTRAGGLGALGLGASSVEQARKSIHQTRALTNGPFQVNVFCHAPAVPDPAREARWIEHLRPHFERFQAALPTTLKEIYPSFIGNQAMLQMLLEERPAVVSFHFGLPDPTWVQQFRAAGTITLATATSLAEAREIEAAGVDFIVAQGVEAGGHRGVFEPQEAADALGTFALVRLLSSHSHLPIIAAGGIMDGQGIRAALDLGAVGVQMGTAFILCPESSASAAYRAELSSEKAWHTGITAALSGRPARGIINEMHAVLAGADHPDDPLPDYPVAYDAAKQLHAAASRQGNHGYAAHWAGQGAPLARALPAGELVATLVQEWQAAYSR; encoded by the coding sequence ATGCCCACACGCCCTCAAGACCCTTCAGGAGAGATTGTGCCTTCCCATCATACATTGCTTGAAGCGCTCAACATTTCGCACCCCATTTTGCAGGCCCCAATGGCCGGAGTGTCCACCCCGGCACTTGCGGCTGCAGTCACCCGTGCTGGAGGGCTGGGCGCACTGGGTCTGGGGGCCAGTTCTGTGGAACAGGCCAGGAAAAGCATTCACCAGACCCGTGCCCTGACCAATGGACCGTTCCAGGTGAACGTGTTCTGCCATGCCCCTGCAGTGCCTGACCCTGCACGGGAAGCCCGCTGGATCGAGCACCTCAGGCCGCACTTCGAACGCTTTCAGGCCGCACTTCCAACCACCCTCAAAGAGATTTACCCCAGTTTCATTGGAAACCAGGCCATGCTGCAGATGCTGCTGGAAGAGCGTCCAGCCGTAGTCAGCTTTCATTTTGGATTGCCAGATCCCACATGGGTCCAGCAGTTCAGAGCGGCAGGAACCATCACGCTGGCCACCGCCACCAGCCTCGCAGAAGCCAGAGAAATTGAGGCGGCGGGCGTGGATTTCATTGTGGCGCAGGGCGTGGAGGCCGGAGGACACCGGGGGGTGTTTGAACCGCAGGAAGCGGCAGATGCGCTGGGCACTTTTGCGCTGGTGCGTTTGCTCTCCAGCCATTCCCATTTGCCGATCATTGCCGCAGGAGGCATCATGGATGGTCAGGGGATTCGGGCGGCACTGGACCTGGGTGCGGTGGGGGTCCAGATGGGAACGGCGTTCATTCTGTGCCCGGAATCCAGTGCCAGTGCCGCCTACCGGGCAGAACTCAGCAGCGAAAAAGCCTGGCACACCGGGATCACTGCAGCCCTTTCTGGACGGCCTGCCCGGGGCATCATCAATGAAATGCATGCGGTTCTTGCTGGAGCAGACCACCCAGATGATCCTCTTCCAGATTACCCAGTGGCCTACGATGCAGCCAAACAGCTGCACGCAGCGGCCAGCCGTCAGGGAAACCATGGCTATGCTGCACACTGGGCAGGTCAGGGGGCTCCTCTGGCAAGGGCGCTGCCTGCAGGTGAACTGGTGGCCACACTGGTTCAGGAGTGGCAGGCCGCCTACAGCAGGTGA